The Triticum aestivum cultivar Chinese Spring chromosome 5A, IWGSC CS RefSeq v2.1, whole genome shotgun sequence genomic sequence GTCACATTCAATGTGCAAGAAACTTAGCACAATGATGAGGTGAAACTGGACCGCGGAAAATTTGCACTCACATTCTAGTTAAACTAGGGAACACCCCGCGCATTGATGTGGGAATTGGTTGATAACATCAAGACCAAAATTAAACATACATATGACTTAATATATTTTATTATGCATAGTTGTAATTTTTTGTTGAATATAAAGTAGAATAATACAATGGAAAACATTTCCCCATGGTTGAATGTTGTGTTGTGGTGGATCTTTTCCCATGCATTTTTTAAAATGTAACAAACATTTTTCTGAATGTACGAAACAATTTATTTAAATTACGCAATGTTTTTTAACATTGTATAAACAGTTTTTTTAGATTTCATACACATATTATTTTTAAATGCGTGACCTTTTTTAAATGTCAAGAACATACTAATTCATACATAGGATTAATATtctttatacacgtttaacattttcaaaatcatgattaatatttttaaaattttacatgaaatgtttttgtaatatatatttAGAATGTTTCAAAATATGAACAATAGTTAAAGTATGAAGAGAAAACAAGAATATAGTTTTTGAGTGAAACGAAAATATAAATGTGAAGGAAAAACATGGGTGACGCCAACATGAAGCGACCACGTGgttactgggccggcccaacaacgGAACCCTGCATGCGACCCTGTGTACTAGAGTTGTTGCGGGCGGCACATAGCGCCTGTACCTCTGAGTCTTAATTTGGTTCGAGACACCTGTTAGTTTGGACTGTTCAGATgactctaagagcatctccaacaggtgcGGTAAAAGGCGCGCCCGCGCGGTAAAATTTGGTTTTAGCGTGCGCCGGCTGGTTCCACGCGCTCCAGCGGCGGCGGAAACTTACCGCGCGCGGGACAAAGCGGCACGCGGCGTGGTAGATTTAGCGCgccgcttcgcgcgcgcctataAAATGACGCGCTCTCCACGCGCACAGACACATCCACGCGCCCTCCCCTCGCAACCTCGCCGCTTTCCGCGCCACCATGCTGCCGCGCCGCCGGGGTTCTTCGgactaccgcggcgtccgcgagcgccccaacggctggtactccgccgagatccggtccggCGACGTCCGGCTCAGCCTCTGGGTCGTTCCGGAGCGCGTACGAggcggcccgcgcgtacgacgcggcggcgtggcgctcgGATAGGCCCCGGACGCAGATGAACTTCCGGGACGTCTTCACGCGCGAGCAGGCGCAGCGCGTCGCCCCTCCGTCGCGTCTCATCACCGACATGGACCGTGCCGACCACGCTCggcgctgccgccgcctcctcatcgccgaggaggacgagcgagccatggtggagtggcgccgtcgccacccggaggacgtcgccgacGAGCGTGCCTACTGTGCGGAGAGGACGGCAAGACGCCGCGCGGAGCGGGCGGACCGGCGTCGGCGGAAGGCATTGGCGAATGCGCAGTGCGATATCGTTGAAGCAGGTGGGAGGTCGATCTTCACGCCAGACGATGAACGTTGGGACGACATAtggctcgatacctcggacaaCACCGACGAGGATGTTGATGATGGTAGCGACTTAGAGTAGTTTATATCTATATATGCCGTAGTAGTTtctatctagttgcaccgtagttctatctatctatgcttttgAACTATCTATCTAGTTACACcgatgtaaaatacctttgtatcgTTTTTTATTATCTTAATATTTATCTATATTTCCGAAAATGTTGTAAAAATGAGCGCGCGTGCTGCATTTTTACGTGCTGCTGAAGCGCCGCGCGCCGCTCCAAACCAGATGATAGGCGCGCGGTAAAGTTGTTTTTTgcatgttggagatgctctaaccacaTACCCTCGCTGGTAACTACGCTCTGCTGGTGAATACTCTCGTCCAGAGATTCCGACTCTCCAATGTCTTCGTAGAAGGTTGAAGGTGAGCGGAATCAACATCCAGTATGCCGGAACCTTAGAGGCGATGAAAGTCCCTTGATCCTGACCCACACTTACGACCTACCTCTAGCTACCTCGACCTCCGGGACAGATCACTCTCGAAGTGACTATCGGCGACACCCAAAATCTAATGGACTTAAACCATCACATTTGAGGTCGTTGACTTCGAACGCATCTATGTTCTTTTGCTTTTTTTCAATAAAAGGTGGATTTTATTAACTTAAAATGAAGCTTCAAGAGGATACAAACACGATGAGCATCCGGTCTCTGTATAGTTAGGATGCACATAATCACTATATTCGTCTGCTTATCTACTCGTTTCACCGAACCTTTGAATGTGTAATGCACAACTTTTCTGAATAATTTTTCAGTCTAACATGATAAATATTTCAATTTCAGCAAGACATTCTTACCATCTATTTCAAGGCTGATCAACGGAACACTCCTCTAAATACATCTTTCATTTATATCTGTAACAAATGCTCTACAAATCTGGAGTTTCCACCAATAAAAATACTAGTACTAGTGCAGCTTCCTTCTGAAGAAAGTTGCAGTTACTACTGTGCTACCGGCCTTGCAGAACTGTCATGGCCATGGTGTTCCTGGTGTTCTCGAGATCGCTTCTCTGGCTCTTGTCTCCCATCATTTCGATAAAAGCAGGCTGCACCGGCGTCGGGAGGGACAGCGACGACGCGCTTCCATTTTCCAAAATGGACACGACGGACGACATGAGCGGCCTCCGGCTTGGGTCGTCCTCGACGCACAGGAGCCCCACGTGGATGCAGAGCAATGCCTCATCCTGTGAACAGCTCCCTGCCATGGATGGATCCACCAGCTTACCTGCCTTCCCTTCTCTCCACAGGCTCCATGcctacataaaaataataataaaagaatTTATTAATACCTGTCGAGACAATCCCCACCCCATGTTAATCGGGGGATTTTAATATCCTTCAATATCAGTAGGGAAAAAACAATGTCCGGTTTGATACAAGGTGGCCTTTCCTCTTTAATGATGTTATCGACAGTCTGGATCTGAGGGAGATCACGATGTCTGGTCGTCAGTATACCTAGACCAATAATCGATCCATGCCAATCTTTGAAAAACTTGACCGGGTGCTAGTTACCACCGACTGGGAATATAAATATCCCCTAGCCTCGGTTCGGGCATTAGAAAGAATTGAGGCCTTATCGGATCACCCTCCATTGCTCATCGATTTTGGACAACCAATCCCAAGTTCTAACCGTCaccaatttaaatttgaattgggatggCTCACTAGAGAGGGATTTCATGACCTGGTTAAGAAAGTGTGGGCGCGTCTGCCTCGCGGTAACACACCCATTCAACGATGGAATAATCGAATTCGCGCATTGCGTCGATTGCTTCGTGGATGAGCCAAGCATACTGCTGGCATCTACAAAAAAGAAAAACTGCGACTATCTACCTTAATTGATTCCCTTGATAAAATAGCGGAGGTGAGGCCTCTGTCCGCAGTTGAGATTGAGCAAAAAAGCAATCTAAAAGAGCAGATAGCCCGCCTACTACGCGAGGAATAGATGAAATGGTACCAACGTTGCAAGGCGGATTCGCTTGTGCAAGATGATGATAATACGAAATACTTTCAAATGCTTGCCAATGGCAGACATAGAAAAGAAACGCATATTCACCCTTGACTAGGAGGAAGGCCGAATTGAGGAGGACGTACCACTTAGAACTTTTAGTACTAAGTATTATAAAGAGCTTTTTGGACCTTCGGCTTAATCAAATTTTCAGCTGGATGAATCCATTACTCATGACATTCCTCAAGTTACGGAAGCGGAAAATGAATTCCTAACCTCCCCGTTCTCTGAGGAGGAAATTCGAACCGCGGTGTTTCAAATGGAACACAACAAGGCTTTGGGTCCGGATGGCTTTCCCGCAGAGTTCTATCAATATTTTTGGGACGTCATTAAGGCAGTCTTGGTTCAGTTGTTTAACCAACTGCATGCTGAAGACCTTGACATTTCTCGTTTAAACTTTGGGGAAATTATCCTATTGCCTAAGATTAAGGAGGCTAGTATCGACCGATTTGCCTTCTAAATGTAAGTTTTAAAATCTTTACGAAGGTCTAATCGGTTGAACGGGGTGGCTGGCCATGTCGTAAAACCCACTCAGACAGCATTTATTCAAGGTCGCAACATATTAGATGGAGTGGTCGTCTTGCACGAAACTGTACATGAGCTTCACCCAAAAAAATTAAATGGTGTCATTCTTAAAATAGATTTTGAAATGGCCTACGATAAGGTTAAGTGGCCCTTTCTGTTGCAAACTATGCGCATGAAGGGGTTTTCACAAAAATGATGTCGTTGGGTAGAGAGCTTTGTCTCTGGAGGCAGTGTGGCCATAAAAGTTAATGATGACGTTGGCAACTATTTTCAGACAAGGAAGGGGCTTCACCAAGGGGACCCCGCTTCTCCTATTTTGTTTAACATTGTGGCCGACATGCTAGCTACCCTTGTTGAGCAGACTAAGCTGTACGGTCAAATTAGTGGTGTCATTCCACACTTGGTAGAAGATGGTCTATCTAttctacaatatgcggatgacactatTCTATTCATGGATCATGATCTAGATAAGGCAAGAAATCTCAAGTTGCTCTTATGTGCTTTTGAGAAACTTTCTGGtctcaaaattaattttcataagagcgaaCTTTTTTGCTTTGGCGATACTGCAGAATCAGCACCTGAGTATGCTGACATTTTTGGATGCCGGCTCGGGCAGTTTCCGATTCGATATCTAGGTATTCCCATACACCATCGGTGCTTAACTGTAGCTGAGTGGAAGCATGTGGAAGAGAGACTTGAGAAACACTTAGCTAGTTGGAAGGCCAAGCTCTTGTCTTACGGGGGACGATTGATCTTGATCAATTCAGTTCTAAGCAACATGGTTTTATATATGTTGTCATTCTTCCACTTACCGAAAGGGGTTCTCCAGCGACTAGACTACTTTAGATCCAGATTTCTTTGGCAATGCGATAACGAATCCAAGAAATATCGACTGACTAGGTGGAGCGTATTATGCAGACCTAAAAGTCAAGCGGGGTTGGGAATCCAAGACCTTGAGATTAAAAACATTGCTCTTCTCAGCGAGTGGGTTTACAAACTACTCACTGAGAATAGAGTATGGAAGAAAATCATTCGCAACAAATATGCAGGATCCAATGCCATTTCTTAAGTTCATTGGAAACCTGGGGATTCGCATTTCTGAAGTGGTGTGatgaaggccaaggaattcttTTTCCAATTTGAGACCTTCTCAGTTAGGGATGGTTCTCAGGTTCGATTCAGGGAAGATATCTGGCTAGGGAATAACCCACTAATGGTGCAATATCCGAGCTTGTATAGGATTGTTAGACATAAATTCGTCACAATCAAACAAGTCAATGACAAGAAAATCCTGATATTTCTTTCCGTATGGATCTTTTTGGCCCTCGCCTGGCAGcatggaatgaattactcactcgcCTGGAGGACATTAAACTGTCAGGTGAGCCGGACATTTTTCGATCAAACTTGCATTAGAATGGTAAATTTTCAGTCAAATCCATGTATAATGCAATGGTTCATTGTGATGTTTCAGTTGATAACAGGAAATTGTGGAAGCTCAAAATCTCTCTAAGAGTGAAGATTTTCCTCTGGTTTCTTAATAGAGGAGTCATCCTAACTAGACATAAGCTGGCACGACGAAACTGACATGGTTCAAAGACATGTGTCTTTCGCCAACATGATGAGTCTATTAAACACTTATTTTTTGAGTGCAAGTTCGCTCGGGCAGTTTGGGCCATAGTTCAAGTAGCTTCGAATCTATACAAACCACGTAGTGCACGGAACATGTTCGGCAACTGGTTGCGGGGTATTGATAAACATTTTTCTACACATATTCTTGTGGAAGCGGCGGCCTTATGCTGGGCACCAtggcttaccaggaatgatgtgaTTTTTAATAACAAATGTGTCTCATCTCCTATGCTGGTTATTCATGTGTGTACACGATGActccgtacttggtctatcctgcagaggccggaggacagagacctttttataatggcgtctacacggctggagcgtacggccagggaggttttctatccccatggatggcggtgtgaccTACGGATAGGATCTGCCACTCCTTAGGCTAGACATGTTTTTTTATTGGCATTGTATCAAATTATTTTTTGCTTTTAGGGTACTCTCGActttttttggctgtgtgcatctagctatgcagaggccggactTTCTTTCGACGTGATTAtatcacctcgatatatctattcaatgaaatgtcctttatcgaaaaaaattGTATGTGTGTTTTAAAGATGAATATGCATTTAGACATGACATGGACTGAAATGAAAAAGGCATTAGCAGTTTTAGTTCAGGTACTTACATAGACTATGAGGCTGGGGAACTCCATGATGCCCTCGGTTGCGCTTACCCTGATGCCGCTCACGATCTCCAGCAGCAGCACAccgaagctgtacacgtcggaCTTGACCGAGAAGACGCCCTCCGTCGAGTACTCTGGAGCAATGTAGCCACTGTCCACACATAGTATTTGTTTCGTCAGAAGAGGTGCCACATTTTTCTGTTAATGCCCACTGTATTTTTCTTATCATTTTCTGTAAATTCAGTCAAGTGTTGAGATAACTCACTATGTTCCCACGATTTTCCGGGTGTTGGCTTTCACCTGGTTGTCACCAAAGATCTTTGCCATGCCAAAGTCGGCGATCTTGGGTCTCATCTCTGCATCCAGCAGCACGTTGCTGGCCTTGAGGTCCCTGTGTATCACCGTCAGCCTGGAGTCCTGGTGAAGGTAGAGCAACCCCCTCGCCACGCCCTTGATGATCCCCAGCCGTGTCGGCCAGTCCAGCACCAGTTTTCTCTCGCTGTCTGCAACATCTAAACTTCAGCAACCATGGCAAGAAACCTTCAGTTATATACTTGAGTTCTCTGAACATTGTATGTACCGAAGAGGATGGCGTCGAGGCCCTTGTTGGGCAAATACTCGTAGATGAGCAGCTTCTCTGCCCCCTCGGTGCAGCAGCCAAGGAGACGGACCAGGTTCCGGTGCTGCAGCTTGGCGATAAGAATCGCCTCGTTCTTGAACTCCTCTGCTCCCTGCTCTGAATCCTTGCCTAGCCTCTTCACAGCGACCACCTGACCGCCGTCTAGTTTTGCCTTCCCAATGGTAAACAGAAACAAGCAGTGGAGTGAGACCATGATTTTATTTATTTACTTGGCCACTGAATGGACCCCGATAAATTCCCGAACGTTCGGAATTTAAGCATTTCATCCCAAACGTTTTTTCATGACAACTTTAGTTGACGCGAGGTGGCAACTTTAGTTATTAAGACATAACAACTGTGTCCCAGTTTGTTTTTTCTTAGAAAACTGCCATGTTTGCCAACCTCGcgtaaactaaagttgccatgaaaaacgttcgaatTGCCATGCTTAAAGTCTGAATATTCGGCATTTATCATTTCCGCTGAATTTTGTGCTAAACTGACAGAACATCGAAGTTCGTGTGACTGAAAGACAGGTGAAAGGTAGTATACCTTGTAAACCTTGCCGAAGCCTCCCCGCCCGATCATGAGGGTCTTGGAGAAGTTGCCCGTGGCGGCGACAATGTCGGCGAACCGTATGGACGGGAACTCGAGGTCTCCGGTGTGATCTCCTTCCCCGATTTCGCTCGATGTGTTTGTGGACCCGGTTCTGATCCCGGGCATTAGCGTCTTCTGGCTctcggtttttcttttcttttctgtaaaaTTGTTGCGATGAGCATCTTTTCTAAGAATGAAATGGTTGGGCCTGGCATGTTTAGAGGTAAGGAAATGTAACTGTACCTCTGAATCTGCAGAACCATACAAAGAAAATGCATGTCAGCAGCAGGACAGCTGCTGACACCGGCACTGCTATTTTCACGGCATTTCTGTTGGCCTTTCCACCTGCACATGCAAATACACGGCAAAAGTTTGATGAAACAACAGTAAACTTTTTGTTTGAATTCAGTAAAATCCAGCGGAACTCTGGAAAAGTTTTTTTTGAAAAAGCTCTGAAAAGTTTGGTTAACTTGTTTCTATACCTGGGGAAGTGGAAGCAGCAGCGACGGGGACGCGGAGGTAGAGCGTCTCGCCGCCCCAGCGCGGGCCGATCATCTGCGCGTCGACAAGCTCCCCTGCCCACACGATGCACCGGCTCAGTTCGCCCTTGGCGCTGCTGCTCTGCAGGTTGGCGTACGCGTACGCCTCGCACGAGCAGTTGGCGGCGCACCTGGCCGCGCACTCCTCCGCGCTCCGGTTGCCGGCGTCGAGCGAGAACTTGTCCGGCACCTTCATGGTCGGCATCGGCACGAAACCCACcctcatgccgccgccgccgcacggcgGCAGAGCCTCCTTCCGCCGGCACCCCTGCTCGAACACGCCCGCGCTCCACTCCGACGCGCTCGCCGGCTCGAACCCGTCGAGGCACCTGCACGTGGCCGGCGCCGCCGTGACGTCGCAGTACCCGTACGCGCCGCAACGCTTGTATGTGCTGCACCCGCTCGACGGCCAGGACTGGATCGTGGCCCACGCCGACACGGTGCCGTTCCAGCTGAGGAGCTGAAACCTGCCGGAGCTGGTCACCACGTACCGCGTGGGCGCCGCGCCGCCGGAGAGGGTGAAGGCGATGGAGATCTCCTCCTCGGTGTCGACGATCGCCGTGTAGAGCACCGTGCCGGCGCTGAGGTACATGCTGGCGACGGCGTACCCCTTCCAGACGGGCGTGCGCCAGTAGGGCCGCGTGCCGTTCCACATGAGCAGCTGCAGCGACGTGCCGGGGTCCAGGCCGTAGGAGAAGCTCCCCGCCGCCGGGTCGCCGGGGGATTTCCAGGACACGATCCGGTTGCCCTCTCCCGTTAGGTGGCTCAGCCGCACCTTCATCCCCGGGACGAACGTGTCCGTCGGGTGGTCGAAGCTCTGCCACACCACCGTGCCGTTCGGCGACCGGACGACCAGGTTGCCCTCGTTCGTCAGCAGGGCCGGCggcgaggaagacgaggaggacgtGCTGCCCGCGCCGGGAGTACTCCAGAGCACGCGGCCGTCGGCGTCGGACACGACGAGGCTGGAGTCGTTGGCCAGCGCGAGCGTCGGGGAGCCGGCGGCCGGGGCCTCCCGGTTGGCCACCCAGACAACGGTGCGGGGGGCAGGGATGCCGTTGTACCATATGCCAAGATACCGTCTCGCCGGACCGGCGGCGTCGTCCGGAGAGAAGAAGCCGAGAGCGAAGGCGCCGCCGTCCGACACGAGGGTTTGCTCCACAAGGAGCCTCTCGCCGACGGCCAGCTGATCCTCAGCCGACGCGCACAGGAGGCagacggcgacggcgaggacgaggacgacagaACGTGACAGGTCCATCGATCAAGTTCAAGCTAGCTACCGCCTTGACATTTCGTCTGGGCATGCAGTACATGATCCTTCTTGTTCTTGGCCTGCAAGGCCCGCGATGTAGCCTAGCTAGCCACACGGTGACGCGAGCTTGTGAGTTCATATTGACTAGTTTGAGCATGCACCAGGGTCCAGGGAAGTGCAGTGCACATGGGCGCAGGTGAAGTGGTCTGGTCTCCTGTGTGTGCGCGTGACGCGCAAGTGCATAATGCGACCTACCATGTCCAACAACGACAGTTGATTCTGTGGTGTTTTGGCACGAGGGCGCGACCGATCAGGTTGACACAGTGGATTGTTGACAATGTGGGCGAATCTCGAGGTTCTCGCCAGGGGCCGGATCTCGCTGTTCTCACCGCCGGCATGCCCAAGGAGGGAAGGCTCGTTGAGGGTGGCAGGGTTTCACCGACCACGATGGGCTCCTCGTGTCGTTCCCGTTCCTGGTCCAGATCTGTTGTAGCCGGGTGGGGACCTTTCCCACATTCGGTTCATCGGCGGAACCGACGGGCGTGCCGGATTATGTGGCAGCCGCAAGGCTGTCTAGGGTGCTAGGGTTTCAACCTTCCCATTTAGCGTCATCAGGGATGGATGACGGAGTCGATCAGTGGCGGATCCAGCATTTGAACTTACTCGGGACGGACTTATAAAGAAAACGAAAAATCAAACACGATGCAATCAaagaagaaaataaag encodes the following:
- the LOC123107655 gene encoding G-type lectin S-receptor-like serine/threonine-protein kinase B120 produces the protein MKVRLSHLTGEGNRIVSWKSPGDPAAGSFSYGLDPGTSLQLLMWNGTRPYWRTPVWKGYAVASMYLSAGTVLYTAIVDTEEEISIAFTLSGGAAPTRYVVTSSGRFQLLSWNGTVSAWATIQSWPSSGCSTYKRCGAYGYCDVTAAPATCRCLDGFEPASASEWSAGVFEQGCRRKEALPPCGGGGMRVGFVPMPTMKVPDKFSLDAGNRSAEECAARCAANCSCEAYAYANLQSSSAKGELSRCIVWAGELVDAQMIGPRWGGETLYLRVPVAAASTSPGGKANRNAVKIAVPVSAAVLLLTCIFFVWFCRFREKKRKTESQKTLMPGIRTGSTNTSSEIGEGDHTGDLEFPSIRFADIVAATGNFSKTLMIGRGGFGKVYKAKLDGGQVVAVKRLGKDSEQGAEEFKNEAILIAKLQHRNLVRLLGCCTEGAEKLLIYEYLPNKGLDAILFDSERKLVLDWPTRLGIIKGVARGLLYLHQDSRLTVIHRDLKASNVLLDAEMRPKIADFGMAKIFGDNQVKANTRKIVGTYGYIAPEYSTEGVFSVKSDVYSFGVLLLEIVSGIRVSATEGIMEFPSLIVYAWSLWREGKAGKLVDPSMAGSCSQDEALLCIHVGLLCVEDDPSRRPLMSSVVSILENGSASSLSLPTPVQPAFIEMMGDKSQRSDLENTRNTMAMTVLQGR